The following proteins are encoded in a genomic region of Zea mays cultivar B73 chromosome 9, Zm-B73-REFERENCE-NAM-5.0, whole genome shotgun sequence:
- the LOC100273896 gene encoding fatty-acid-binding protein 2 isoform X1, whose product MKPNQLITSHVDIHRVYPYEFQPEFSMSHDLGLNLFSQAGTVLGTSLRHHRKISSSGNAMVHGAFNRLNKLSRALYFWLSRPSDPKILRWVASVAATSSRSCQLRFNQMGSHMQNLTKLQFSFPMREEQAVQLILARLASATIGRLLNEQQRACNLLTLAGAVAIVPPLENISSMMLAESITSRNIDSDIRRLVDQPYVEGKCLSCACPSVPSTIFQEDPIEPKTGIKFPTFLEDDSSPSAAVLVGIGFKGMRVMRVKNLNLYAFGLFTDEFFS is encoded by the exons ATGAAGCCCAATCAGTTGATTACATCCCATGTTGATATACATAGGGTATACCCATACGAGTTCCAACCAGAGTTTTCAATGTCTCATGATCTTGGATTGAATTTGTTTTCACAAGCCGGTACAGTGCTGGGTACTTCTTTAAGACATCATAGGAAGATCTCTTCTTCTGGAAATGCAATGGTCCATGGAGCTTTCAATCGCCTCAACAAGCTTTCCCGAGCTCTCTATTTCTGGCTCTCTAGACCATCTGATCCTAAGATTTTGCGTTGGGTGGCATCTGTAGCAGCGACCAGTTCTAGATCTTGTCAGTTGCGTTTCAACCAAATGGGCTCTCACATGCAAAATCTGACTAAACTGCAGTTCAGCTTTCCAATGAGGGAAGAGCAAGCAGTACAACTAATTTTAGCGAGGCTTGCAAGTGCAACGATTGGGCGACTGTTAAATGAGCAGCAACGTGCATGCAATCTTCTTACTCTAGCTGGCGCTGTTGCTATTGTACCTCCACTTGAAAATAT ATCATCAATGATGCTTGCCGAGTCAATCACATCACGAAATATTGACAGTGATATCAGAAGACTGGTGGATCAGCCTTATGTAGAAGGAAAGTGCCTAAGTTGTGCTTGCCCTTCTGTGCCTAGTACTATATTTCAAGAAGATCCAATTGAACCAAAAACTGGAATAAAATTTCCAACATTTCTGGAAGACGACTCCAGTCCATCTGCAGCG GTCCTTGTTGGGATAGGTTTCAAAGGCATGAGAGTGATGAGGGTCAAAAATCTGAACCTCTACGCTTTTGGTTTAT TTACTGATGAATTTTTCTCATAG
- the LOC100273896 gene encoding fatty-acid-binding protein 2 isoform X2, with the protein MREEQAVQLILARLASATIGRLLNEQQRACNLLTLAGAVAIVPPLENISSMMLAESITSRNIDSDIRRLVDQPYVEGKCLSCACPSVPSTIFQEDPIEPKTGIKFPTFLEDDSSPSAAVLVGIGFKGMRVMRVKNLNLYAFGLYMQPTSIREKLGPKYASFPTDKLMENPDFYSDLLRENLDIRVRLVVNYNGLSVGAVRDVFEKSLGLRLQKMNPNTDFHCLKTFGSHFTEDIAIPSGTKIDFCQTSDGKLITEIDGKQIGAVRSKDLCKAFFDMYIGDSPVSLEAKKVVAQNVAGLIGRR; encoded by the exons ATGAGGGAAGAGCAAGCAGTACAACTAATTTTAGCGAGGCTTGCAAGTGCAACGATTGGGCGACTGTTAAATGAGCAGCAACGTGCATGCAATCTTCTTACTCTAGCTGGCGCTGTTGCTATTGTACCTCCACTTGAAAATAT ATCATCAATGATGCTTGCCGAGTCAATCACATCACGAAATATTGACAGTGATATCAGAAGACTGGTGGATCAGCCTTATGTAGAAGGAAAGTGCCTAAGTTGTGCTTGCCCTTCTGTGCCTAGTACTATATTTCAAGAAGATCCAATTGAACCAAAAACTGGAATAAAATTTCCAACATTTCTGGAAGACGACTCCAGTCCATCTGCAGCG GTCCTTGTTGGGATAGGTTTCAAAGGCATGAGAGTGATGAGGGTCAAAAATCTGAACCTCTACGCTTTTGGTTTAT ATATGCAACCGACTTCTATCCGTGAGAAGCTGGGTCCTAAGTATGCTTCATTTCCAACTGACAAGCTGATGGAGAACCCTGATTTCTATAGTGATCTTCTCAG GGAAAACCTTGATATAAGGGTCAGGTTGGTGGTTAACTACAATGGCCTTAGCGTTGGTGCAGTGCGAGA TGTGTTTGAGAAGTCCCTTGGCCTGCGGCTGCAGAAG ATGAATCCTAACACAGACTTTCACTGCTTGAAGACCTTTGGTTCTCACTTCACAGAAGATATCGCTATACCTTCG GGTACGAAGATTGACTTCTGTCAAACATCAGATGGGAAGCTTATAACAGAAA TTGATGGGAAACAAATTGGTGCTGTTCGGAGCAAAGATCTTTGCA AGGCTTTCTTCGACATGTATATTGGTGATTCACCGGTTTCACTGGAGGCCAAAAAAGTCGTTGCCCAGAACGTGGCTGGGCTCATTGGAAGACGCTGA
- the LOC100273896 gene encoding Fatty-acid-binding protein 2 codes for MKPNQLITSHVDIHRVYPYEFQPEFSMSHDLGLNLFSQAGTVLGTSLRHHRKISSSGNAMVHGAFNRLNKLSRALYFWLSRPSDPKILRWVASVAATSSRSCQLRFNQMGSHMQNLTKLQFSFPMREEQAVQLILARLASATIGRLLNEQQRACNLLTLAGAVAIVPPLENISSMMLAESITSRNIDSDIRRLVDQPYVEGKCLSCACPSVPSTIFQEDPIEPKTGIKFPTFLEDDSSPSAAVLVGIGFKGMRVMRVKNLNLYAFGLYMQPTSIREKLGPKYASFPTDKLMENPDFYSDLLRENLDIRVRLVVNYNGLSVGAVRDVFEKSLGLRLQKMNPNTDFHCLKTFGSHFTEDIAIPSGTKIDFCQTSDGKLITEIDGKQIGAVRSKDLCKAFFDMYIGDSPVSLEAKKVVAQNVAGLIGRR; via the exons ATGAAGCCCAATCAGTTGATTACATCCCATGTTGATATACATAGGGTATACCCATACGAGTTCCAACCAGAGTTTTCAATGTCTCATGATCTTGGATTGAATTTGTTTTCACAAGCCGGTACAGTGCTGGGTACTTCTTTAAGACATCATAGGAAGATCTCTTCTTCTGGAAATGCAATGGTCCATGGAGCTTTCAATCGCCTCAACAAGCTTTCCCGAGCTCTCTATTTCTGGCTCTCTAGACCATCTGATCCTAAGATTTTGCGTTGGGTGGCATCTGTAGCAGCGACCAGTTCTAGATCTTGTCAGTTGCGTTTCAACCAAATGGGCTCTCACATGCAAAATCTGACTAAACTGCAGTTCAGCTTTCCAATGAGGGAAGAGCAAGCAGTACAACTAATTTTAGCGAGGCTTGCAAGTGCAACGATTGGGCGACTGTTAAATGAGCAGCAACGTGCATGCAATCTTCTTACTCTAGCTGGCGCTGTTGCTATTGTACCTCCACTTGAAAATAT ATCATCAATGATGCTTGCCGAGTCAATCACATCACGAAATATTGACAGTGATATCAGAAGACTGGTGGATCAGCCTTATGTAGAAGGAAAGTGCCTAAGTTGTGCTTGCCCTTCTGTGCCTAGTACTATATTTCAAGAAGATCCAATTGAACCAAAAACTGGAATAAAATTTCCAACATTTCTGGAAGACGACTCCAGTCCATCTGCAGCG GTCCTTGTTGGGATAGGTTTCAAAGGCATGAGAGTGATGAGGGTCAAAAATCTGAACCTCTACGCTTTTGGTTTAT ATATGCAACCGACTTCTATCCGTGAGAAGCTGGGTCCTAAGTATGCTTCATTTCCAACTGACAAGCTGATGGAGAACCCTGATTTCTATAGTGATCTTCTCAG GGAAAACCTTGATATAAGGGTCAGGTTGGTGGTTAACTACAATGGCCTTAGCGTTGGTGCAGTGCGAGA TGTGTTTGAGAAGTCCCTTGGCCTGCGGCTGCAGAAG ATGAATCCTAACACAGACTTTCACTGCTTGAAGACCTTTGGTTCTCACTTCACAGAAGATATCGCTATACCTTCG GGTACGAAGATTGACTTCTGTCAAACATCAGATGGGAAGCTTATAACAGAAA TTGATGGGAAACAAATTGGTGCTGTTCGGAGCAAAGATCTTTGCA AGGCTTTCTTCGACATGTATATTGGTGATTCACCGGTTTCACTGGAGGCCAAAAAAGTCGTTGCCCAGAACGTGGCTGGGCTCATTGGAAGACGCTGA